In Fibrobacter sp. UWR2, the following are encoded in one genomic region:
- a CDS encoding peptide chain release factor 3: MNAEIEKRRTFAIVSHPDAGKTTITEKFLWYGNVIREAGHVRAKANRSYTVSDWMKIEQQRGISVSSSVLNFPFEGCMFNLVDTPGHQDFCEDTYRALTAVDAALVLIDSVNGVEKQTIKLMDVCRMRHTPIITFINKMDLDGRHVFDLLDQIENILHIKTAPFTLPIGVGKLFKGVYSIAENTFHTFNKEEGHQEIIQMEGPDDPRLVEMCGENWVNQFKEEYEMVTGGMDPFDHEKFLKGEMCPVFFGSAVNNFGVRQLLNAFAKLAPPPMVRETDKRPVKPDEDAFSAFVFKIQANMDPKHRDRTAFLRICSGSFTRGEKVYHVRTGRDIRLAAPTAFLAKDKEVIDHAWAGDIVGINDPGLFRIGDTLTDGEKMNFTGIPDFAPEHFARVTLLNPLKSKQMAKGLAELSEEGATQLYEPLKSAIPVIGVVGELQFDVLKFRLQSEYGADVSLDRVPAHGIRWVSGPEKDMGKFAEEYAMDCMMDKERNLVCLFPNEYRLNLAMKNYENLKFAETSQG; this comes from the coding sequence ATGAACGCAGAAATCGAGAAACGCCGCACATTCGCCATCGTCAGCCACCCGGACGCGGGTAAGACCACCATTACCGAGAAGTTCCTGTGGTATGGGAACGTGATTCGCGAGGCGGGCCACGTGCGCGCGAAGGCGAACCGTAGCTACACCGTGAGTGACTGGATGAAGATCGAACAGCAGCGTGGTATTTCGGTCTCGAGCTCCGTGCTGAACTTCCCGTTCGAAGGTTGCATGTTCAACCTCGTCGATACCCCGGGGCACCAGGACTTCTGTGAAGATACCTACCGCGCCCTGACTGCCGTGGATGCTGCCCTCGTGCTTATCGACAGCGTGAACGGCGTGGAAAAGCAGACCATCAAGCTCATGGATGTGTGCCGCATGCGCCACACCCCGATTATCACGTTCATCAACAAGATGGACCTTGATGGCCGCCATGTGTTTGACCTGCTCGACCAGATTGAAAACATTCTGCACATCAAGACGGCTCCGTTCACCCTCCCGATTGGTGTGGGTAAGCTTTTTAAGGGCGTCTATTCCATCGCCGAGAACACCTTCCACACCTTCAACAAGGAAGAAGGCCACCAGGAAATCATCCAGATGGAAGGCCCGGATGACCCGCGCCTCGTGGAAATGTGCGGCGAGAACTGGGTGAACCAGTTCAAGGAAGAATACGAGATGGTCACTGGCGGTATGGACCCGTTCGACCACGAGAAGTTCCTGAAGGGCGAGATGTGCCCCGTGTTCTTCGGTTCTGCGGTGAACAACTTCGGTGTGCGCCAGCTCTTGAACGCTTTTGCCAAGCTTGCGCCGCCCCCGATGGTGCGCGAGACCGACAAGCGCCCGGTCAAGCCGGATGAAGATGCCTTCAGCGCGTTCGTGTTCAAGATTCAGGCCAACATGGACCCCAAGCACCGCGACCGTACGGCATTCCTGCGCATCTGCTCGGGTAGCTTTACCCGCGGCGAGAAGGTCTATCACGTGCGTACGGGCAGGGACATCCGCCTGGCTGCCCCGACGGCGTTCCTCGCGAAGGACAAGGAAGTCATCGACCACGCCTGGGCGGGCGATATCGTGGGTATCAACGACCCGGGACTCTTCCGCATCGGCGATACGCTGACCGACGGCGAGAAGATGAACTTCACGGGCATCCCGGACTTCGCTCCGGAACACTTCGCCCGCGTTACCTTGTTGAACCCGCTCAAGTCTAAGCAGATGGCGAAGGGCCTTGCCGAACTTTCCGAAGAAGGTGCAACCCAGCTTTACGAACCGCTCAAGTCTGCTATCCCCGTGATTGGCGTGGTGGGTGAGCTTCAGTTCGACGTGCTCAAGTTCCGCCTGCAGAGCGAATACGGCGCCGATGTGTCGCTGGATCGCGTGCCCGCTCACGGAATCCGCTGGGTGTCTGGCCCCGAGAAGGACATGGGCAAGTTCGCCGAGGAATACGCGATGGACTGCATGATGGACAAGGAGCGTAACCTTGTCTGCTTGTTCCCGAACGAGTACCGCTTGAACCTCGCGATGAAGAATTACGAGAACCTGAAGTTCGCGGAGACCTCGCAGGGCTAA
- a CDS encoding fibrobacter succinogenes major paralogous domain-containing protein, which produces MVKSILRLSPWNLLALVGAFACTMLVSCGDDESDVFLARPKADSSDVSSSSTQSSSSSDRYSSSVRSSSSVTPQSSSSETRVSSSSSEISSSSYSSSISVAYVEPCRGEGFDDCEYGTLIDDRDGQSYKTVKIGDVWWMAENLNFAYLWPTANLDSSSFCYENDFSNCEEYGRLYMWSAAMDSAAVYSDDGIGCGYIHGCNPAERVQGVCPQGWHVPTRTEFNVLYESVGGKDAKRKLMTVDEWSSCGTGCTDAYGFSVRPAGLFNDSLTYYKYLGDNALFWSSTPVQNGNSTSTAFYLYLNFYAGFSYYDDDGANRAYSVRCIKDED; this is translated from the coding sequence ATGGTGAAATCAATTTTAAGGTTGTCTCCGTGGAATTTGCTGGCCTTGGTCGGTGCTTTTGCCTGCACAATGCTTGTCTCTTGCGGAGACGATGAAAGCGATGTCTTCCTGGCGCGCCCTAAAGCGGATTCGTCTGATGTTTCGTCTTCTTCCACCCAATCATCCTCGTCTTCGGACAGGTATTCTTCGAGTGTGAGGTCTTCTTCGTCGGTCACACCGCAGTCGAGCTCAAGCGAGACAAGGGTGTCTAGTAGCAGTTCCGAAATTTCTTCTAGTTCGTATAGCAGTAGTATAAGCGTGGCTTATGTGGAACCTTGTAGAGGCGAGGGCTTTGACGATTGCGAATATGGAACTTTGATTGATGACCGTGATGGACAATCCTACAAGACCGTGAAAATTGGTGATGTGTGGTGGATGGCCGAGAATCTGAATTTTGCTTATTTGTGGCCGACCGCTAATTTGGATTCCTCCAGTTTCTGTTATGAAAATGATTTTTCGAATTGTGAGGAATATGGTCGCTTGTATATGTGGAGTGCCGCGATGGACAGTGCTGCTGTTTATAGCGATGACGGCATAGGATGCGGGTATATTCACGGTTGCAATCCCGCTGAGAGGGTGCAGGGTGTTTGCCCTCAGGGTTGGCATGTGCCTACACGGACGGAATTTAATGTTCTTTATGAATCCGTAGGCGGTAAGGATGCTAAGCGAAAATTGATGACTGTCGATGAATGGAGCAGTTGCGGTACTGGGTGTACTGATGCTTACGGATTCTCTGTTCGACCTGCAGGTCTCTTTAATGACAGCCTCACATACTACAAATACTTGGGCGATAATGCGCTGTTTTGGAGTTCTACTCCGGTACAAAATGGAAATTCAACCTCTACTGCCTTTTATTTGTACCTTAATTTCTACGCGGGATTTAGTTACTACGACGATGATGGCGCTAATCGCGCGTACTCCGTTCGTTGCATTAAGGACGAGGACTAA
- a CDS encoding fibrobacter succinogenes major paralogous domain-containing protein, which yields MAFLLAACGGDNGSSSPTEGNGPQPVSVETETSSGLYSQPADEKGSSSISSSSNKVLLISSSSMDSVPSSSSFELPSVKVDSILDSRNGMNYRTVKIGSQTWMAENLNYATETSLCYDHDVVNCAKFGRLYEWPDVDTVCPAGWKLPSKEDFDILLEAVGGAEIAGKMLRSSSGWYREDGLDAVSFTVLPAGDCDDYNGFMDIYDGTSFWTSSDDEFGKVLILGISDYSDVAVWQNGTRSGTWFPIRCLKK from the coding sequence ATGGCTTTCCTTCTTGCGGCCTGCGGTGGTGATAACGGGTCGAGCAGTCCTACTGAAGGTAATGGGCCGCAACCGGTGTCTGTCGAGACGGAAACGTCCAGTGGCTTGTATAGTCAGCCCGCTGATGAAAAAGGTTCAAGTTCGATATCGTCATCCAGTAACAAGGTACTGCTAATATCGTCGTCTTCGATGGATTCTGTTCCGTCCTCATCGTCATTCGAACTGCCTAGCGTGAAGGTGGATTCAATTCTTGATTCCCGTAATGGGATGAACTACAGGACGGTTAAGATCGGTTCGCAGACTTGGATGGCCGAAAACCTGAACTACGCAACAGAGACCAGCTTATGTTATGACCATGATGTAGTCAACTGTGCTAAGTTTGGACGCCTGTATGAATGGCCTGATGTGGATACGGTATGCCCGGCAGGGTGGAAATTGCCGTCGAAAGAGGATTTCGATATCCTGCTAGAGGCCGTTGGTGGCGCGGAAATAGCGGGTAAGATGCTGCGGTCTTCCTCGGGCTGGTATAGGGAAGATGGTCTAGATGCAGTTTCGTTTACGGTGCTTCCAGCAGGAGATTGCGACGATTATAACGGATTTATGGATATATATGACGGCACGTCTTTCTGGACAAGTTCCGACGATGAATTCGGAAAAGTCCTCATATTGGGCATTTCGGATTATTCTGATGTCGCTGTCTGGCAAAACGGTACAAGAAGTGGAACTTGGTTCCCAATCCGTTGCTTGAAGAAATAA
- a CDS encoding pyridoxal phosphate-dependent aminotransferase: protein MLSSRLPKDLSPSPFFAELERAKASAKKDAAEGGLPFIDMTVSSPVKAGLPIDMDVAVEESRKDFGCWNPDAAGWKSAREAVVEYYRERGGNFDAGQIILTASTSEAYSVLFKAFCDPGDVILTPMPGYPLLDTLAQLEHLECAPYFLSLKRENKKKIPACAGMTSGVDFRFILDTDSLLAAPEKAKILLLVSPHNPTGHCISREEWNEAVRFCEENNLILVVDEVFGDYAFSDKVKRSWEYGSYRIDEASLQEDSANSDGPKCPIFWLNGLSKAVGSPQLKLGWMAFYAPREQFEPIRAALEFVEDAYLSVSAPAQALGTSLLKQSAAYEARVKERLQQNWQTLRESFPAKYCPEVLGGWYAVIRLGEDDEELTFRLLREKHVLVQPGFFFDFDEDGWVVISLLQEPSLFKEAVERILYITRGN, encoded by the coding sequence ATGCTTTCTTCCCGCTTGCCTAAAGATCTTTCTCCGTCGCCGTTCTTTGCCGAACTGGAACGCGCAAAGGCGAGTGCGAAAAAGGATGCTGCCGAGGGTGGGCTCCCGTTCATCGACATGACGGTAAGTTCGCCAGTAAAGGCGGGCTTGCCGATTGACATGGATGTAGCGGTGGAGGAATCTCGCAAGGATTTCGGTTGCTGGAATCCGGATGCGGCGGGCTGGAAGTCTGCGCGCGAGGCGGTGGTGGAATATTACCGCGAACGTGGTGGCAACTTTGATGCGGGCCAGATTATCCTTACCGCGAGTACGAGCGAGGCCTATAGCGTCTTGTTCAAGGCATTCTGCGACCCGGGCGACGTAATCCTCACGCCGATGCCGGGCTACCCGCTGCTTGATACGCTAGCGCAGCTAGAACATTTGGAATGTGCACCGTACTTTTTAAGTCTTAAACGGGAGAATAAAAAAAAGATCCCCGCCTGCGCGGGGATGACATCGGGCGTGGATTTTCGATTCATACTCGATACCGACAGCCTGCTGGCTGCTCCCGAGAAAGCGAAAATTCTGCTGCTCGTTTCACCGCATAATCCGACGGGCCATTGCATCTCGCGCGAGGAATGGAACGAAGCGGTCCGTTTCTGTGAAGAGAACAATTTGATTCTCGTGGTGGACGAAGTTTTTGGCGACTATGCTTTCTCTGACAAAGTAAAGCGCAGTTGGGAGTATGGGTCCTATCGCATCGACGAAGCCTCTCTTCAGGAAGACTCTGCGAATTCTGATGGTCCCAAGTGCCCCATTTTCTGGCTGAACGGCCTCAGCAAGGCTGTGGGTTCTCCGCAACTCAAATTGGGCTGGATGGCATTCTATGCCCCGCGAGAACAGTTCGAACCTATCCGTGCGGCCCTCGAGTTTGTGGAAGATGCGTACCTGAGTGTATCCGCTCCGGCACAGGCGCTGGGGACTTCGCTCCTCAAACAGTCTGCCGCCTACGAGGCCCGCGTCAAGGAACGCCTGCAGCAAAACTGGCAGACCCTGCGTGAATCCTTCCCGGCAAAGTACTGCCCTGAGGTTCTCGGCGGCTGGTATGCGGTTATCCGCCTGGGGGAGGATGACGAGGAACTCACGTTCCGCCTGCTTCGTGAAAAGCATGTGCTGGTGCAGCCCGGGTTCTTCTTCGACTTCGATGAAGACGGCTGGGTCGTGATCTCGCTCCTGCAGGAACCGTCGCTGTTTAAGGAAGCGGTGGAGAGAATTTTGTATATTACACGCGGAAATTGA
- a CDS encoding thioredoxin domain-containing protein — MKRITIVAMAILAASLVACNQASAGGSFNQQARLDSLEKNFNQLKEDFDVIVYALDKRGISLDQARAEMEADNKVWDIPDDNSPIFGNTKDPKLTIVEFTEFQCPYCSRIAPVMKELNQKYPDKIKFVYKHFPLSFHSNAKAAAAASIAAQNQGKFWEFRYALAPHSRELSDSTYIAIATEIGLDVEKFKKEMVLDSAMEARIDKDFQLGVKVGVQGTPNFYINGKRQDRFSPDLVEKMLKEAK; from the coding sequence ATGAAACGTATTACAATCGTCGCTATGGCAATTCTTGCCGCTAGTCTCGTAGCTTGCAACCAGGCTTCTGCCGGTGGTTCTTTCAACCAGCAGGCCCGCCTTGATTCTCTTGAGAAGAACTTCAACCAGCTCAAGGAAGATTTCGACGTCATTGTCTATGCTCTCGACAAGCGTGGCATTTCGCTCGACCAGGCCCGCGCCGAGATGGAAGCGGACAACAAGGTCTGGGACATCCCGGATGACAACAGCCCGATTTTCGGCAACACCAAGGACCCGAAGCTCACGATTGTTGAATTCACCGAATTCCAGTGCCCGTACTGCTCCCGCATCGCTCCTGTGATGAAGGAACTCAACCAGAAGTACCCGGACAAGATCAAGTTCGTCTACAAGCACTTCCCGCTCAGCTTCCACTCCAATGCCAAGGCTGCTGCCGCCGCTTCTATCGCTGCGCAGAACCAGGGCAAGTTCTGGGAATTCCGCTACGCTCTCGCTCCGCATAGCCGTGAACTCTCCGACTCCACCTACATTGCCATCGCTACCGAAATTGGCCTCGACGTCGAAAAGTTCAAGAAAGAGATGGTTCTCGATTCCGCCATGGAAGCCCGCATCGACAAGGACTTCCAGTTGGGCGTGAAGGTCGGCGTGCAGGGCACCCCGAACTTCTACATCAACGGCAAGCGCCAGGACCGCTTCTCTCCGGACCTGGTCGAAAAGATGCTCAAGGAAGCCAAGTAG
- a CDS encoding glycosyltransferase family 4 protein — MADKKKILLINWRDIKNPEAGGAELYFHEIFKRINARNYEVTVLSHSVKGLPAEEVVDGMRTIRTGNKFLFNYTAHRYARKHQHEYDLIVEDLNKIPFFTPCNTKVKRLHMVMHFFRKSIFREAFFPMALYVYLMERAVALFYKNENFLAISQSTADEIVDMGIKAKWIEVVEPGIDTEYFHPTEKKADPPVISYVGRLMKYKNAQFVINAMPRLRELVPGIVLEVAGGGDYRGELEKLVDKLGVRDSVKFLGRVSEDEKRDLLSRSSLFINPSFKEGWGINNIEANLCGTISMSNNVAGLKDSVVDGVTGLLYENDDPEGFCQKAAAVLHDRNRLSELEHNACERALTMSWDAMAEKMEKVIEKALN, encoded by the coding sequence GTGGCTGACAAGAAAAAGATTTTGCTCATCAACTGGCGCGACATCAAGAACCCGGAAGCGGGCGGCGCCGAACTGTACTTTCACGAGATTTTCAAGCGCATCAACGCCCGCAACTACGAGGTGACCGTCCTTTCGCATAGCGTGAAGGGCCTGCCTGCCGAAGAAGTGGTCGACGGCATGCGCACCATCCGCACGGGCAACAAGTTCCTGTTCAACTACACGGCGCACCGCTATGCCCGCAAGCATCAGCACGAATACGACCTCATCGTGGAAGACCTGAATAAGATTCCGTTCTTCACGCCTTGCAACACGAAGGTCAAGCGCCTCCACATGGTGATGCATTTTTTCCGCAAGTCGATTTTCCGCGAGGCGTTCTTCCCGATGGCGCTTTACGTGTACCTGATGGAACGTGCTGTGGCGCTCTTCTACAAGAACGAGAACTTCCTCGCCATTTCGCAGAGCACTGCCGACGAGATTGTCGACATGGGCATCAAGGCCAAGTGGATCGAGGTGGTGGAGCCGGGCATCGATACGGAGTACTTCCACCCGACCGAAAAGAAGGCTGACCCTCCGGTGATTTCTTATGTGGGGCGCCTCATGAAGTACAAGAATGCGCAGTTTGTTATCAACGCCATGCCGCGCCTCCGCGAACTGGTACCGGGCATAGTGCTCGAAGTTGCCGGTGGTGGCGACTACCGCGGCGAGCTTGAAAAGCTGGTGGACAAGCTTGGCGTGCGTGACTCCGTAAAGTTCCTCGGGCGCGTTTCCGAAGACGAAAAACGTGACCTCCTGAGCAGGTCTTCGCTGTTCATCAACCCCTCCTTCAAGGAAGGCTGGGGCATCAATAACATCGAGGCGAACCTCTGCGGCACGATTTCGATGAGCAACAACGTCGCTGGCCTCAAGGATTCCGTGGTGGACGGCGTGACTGGCCTCCTGTATGAGAACGACGACCCCGAGGGCTTCTGCCAGAAGGCTGCGGCCGTGTTGCACGACAGGAACCGCCTCTCCGAGCTCGAACACAACGCCTGCGAGCGCGCCTTGACCATGAGCTGGGACGCTATGGCCGAAAAAATGGAAAAAGTTATTGAAAAAGCGCTGAATTAG
- a CDS encoding 23S rRNA (pseudouridine(1915)-N(3))-methyltransferase RlmH, whose protein sequence is MKWVLAVFGKAGSPFVADEVDKYVKRLRGGVYPLEVVELKESKLDDRLQSLAQEAALFEKKFPKSEYRRVILSEEGKLMDTVKLSDTLRDRFPGNIVFLIGSAYGIDENLKKTADLLLSLSPLTFTHDHARVLFAEQLYRVQMVMQNHPYHHR, encoded by the coding sequence ATGAAATGGGTTCTTGCAGTTTTCGGTAAGGCCGGCTCGCCGTTCGTTGCGGACGAGGTGGACAAGTACGTGAAACGCCTGCGTGGGGGAGTGTATCCGCTGGAAGTGGTGGAACTGAAGGAATCAAAACTGGATGACCGCTTGCAGTCGCTTGCCCAGGAGGCAGCCCTGTTCGAGAAAAAATTTCCCAAGTCGGAATACCGCCGTGTTATTTTGTCTGAAGAAGGCAAGCTTATGGACACGGTGAAACTCTCGGACACGCTCCGCGACCGCTTCCCGGGGAATATCGTGTTTTTGATCGGGTCGGCCTACGGCATCGACGAGAACCTGAAAAAGACGGCGGATTTGCTGCTTTCGCTTTCTCCACTTACGTTTACGCACGACCATGCCCGCGTGCTTTTTGCCGAACAGCTCTACCGCGTGCAGATGGTGATGCAGAACCACCCATATCATCACAGGTGA
- a CDS encoding peptidylprolyl isomerase — MEVIEDKTKVSIAYVLMEKSGRILEEIQPTHPFVYIHGYNNIIPGLEAALAGRKLGEKFSVDIPANLGYGVYRDDLIMKVPKSELQEVGELWIGMELEMFQDDDIREFQLPETPDEFIEDLNLDKDESDGIYTVKEIYRDSVLVDGNHPFAGKDLTFEVEVVAIEEPSYTELETGFPDQDDYDNEYDEGFDDRYDEKF; from the coding sequence ATGGAAGTCATCGAAGACAAGACCAAGGTCAGTATAGCCTACGTACTCATGGAAAAGAGCGGCCGCATCCTGGAAGAGATACAGCCAACTCACCCGTTCGTGTACATTCACGGCTACAACAACATCATTCCGGGGCTTGAAGCCGCCCTTGCCGGAAGGAAACTTGGCGAAAAATTTTCCGTCGATATTCCTGCCAACCTCGGGTACGGCGTATACCGCGACGACCTCATCATGAAGGTTCCCAAGTCGGAACTGCAGGAGGTCGGCGAACTCTGGATCGGAATGGAACTCGAGATGTTCCAAGACGATGACATCCGCGAATTCCAATTACCCGAGACACCCGACGAATTCATCGAAGACCTGAACCTCGACAAGGACGAGAGCGACGGCATCTATACGGTAAAGGAGATTTACCGCGATTCCGTACTCGTAGACGGGAACCACCCCTTCGCCGGCAAGGACCTCACGTTCGAGGTCGAGGTGGTCGCCATCGAGGAGCCGAGCTATACGGAACTTGAAACCGGGTTCCCCGACCAAGACGATTACGACAACGAGTACGACGAAGGATTCGACGACCGTTACGACGAGAAGTTCTAG
- a CDS encoding metallophosphoesterase gives MLYGICSDIHSNATAFEAVLQSMEDNKVERRVCLGDLVGYGADPDECVKLARDNMDLCLIGNHDSVAIKYESSVGFNPYAKQAIDWTQAHLSDESAEYLKALPYIREENDITFVHASPLSPADWVYVTDLEEALDAFDHFRGTYCFIGHTHSPVIVASRPMAIPKILDEYEYTIANTERLLVNVGSVGQPRDRDCRASWCLLDTETKCVRIIRVEYDVFRTQERMRKAGMPEFLIERLSVGR, from the coding sequence ATGCTTTACGGAATCTGTTCTGATATTCATTCCAACGCAACGGCTTTTGAGGCTGTGCTGCAGTCCATGGAAGATAACAAGGTCGAAAGGCGCGTGTGCCTGGGTGACCTGGTGGGCTACGGTGCGGACCCTGACGAATGTGTGAAATTGGCCCGCGACAATATGGACTTGTGCTTGATTGGCAACCACGATAGCGTAGCTATCAAGTATGAATCGAGCGTAGGGTTCAACCCGTATGCCAAGCAGGCTATCGACTGGACGCAGGCGCACTTGAGCGATGAATCCGCGGAATACCTGAAGGCTTTGCCGTATATCCGCGAAGAAAACGACATTACGTTTGTGCATGCATCGCCGCTTTCTCCGGCGGACTGGGTGTACGTGACCGATCTCGAGGAGGCCCTTGATGCCTTCGACCATTTCCGCGGCACGTACTGCTTTATCGGGCATACGCATAGCCCCGTGATCGTGGCTAGCCGCCCGATGGCCATTCCCAAGATTCTCGATGAGTACGAATATACCATTGCCAATACGGAACGCCTGCTGGTGAACGTGGGCAGCGTGGGCCAGCCGCGTGACCGCGACTGCCGTGCCAGTTGGTGCCTGCTCGATACCGAGACGAAGTGTGTCCGCATTATCCGCGTGGAATACGACGTTTTCCGCACGCAGGAACGCATGCGAAAGGCCGGTATGCCCGAATTCCTTATCGAACGCCTGAGTGTGGGCCGCTAG